In one Prochlorococcus marinus XMU1404 genomic region, the following are encoded:
- a CDS encoding hemagglutinin, translating into MKLKFMPTKIFRETPKVTFFDAGLGASNGCDVVIHSEEAISPPDDFKDEQYYVHNHQIDHNLVITGERTFVLINPAWDEPHHVIYLNRSMGALEIPVGTYHRSISGKEGSIVLNQPTRDKFFDPAKEFIPQKLDQISLIKARKTPPVYWVWKNDQIKRVGFNPLERRIKTLA; encoded by the coding sequence ATGAAATTAAAATTCATGCCAACAAAAATTTTTAGAGAGACTCCAAAAGTGACATTCTTTGATGCAGGATTGGGGGCATCTAATGGTTGCGATGTGGTAATTCATTCTGAAGAAGCTATATCTCCTCCAGATGATTTTAAAGATGAACAATATTACGTTCACAATCATCAAATTGATCACAACTTAGTTATTACTGGGGAAAGAACATTTGTTTTAATAAATCCTGCATGGGATGAGCCTCATCATGTGATTTATTTAAATAGATCTATGGGAGCTTTAGAAATTCCTGTTGGAACTTATCACAGATCAATCTCAGGCAAAGAAGGTAGTATTGTTTTAAATCAACCCACAAGAGATAAATTTTTTGATCCAGCTAAAGAATTTATCCCACAAAAATTAGACCAAATAAGTTTAATAAAGGCAAGAAAAACTCCACCTGTTTATTGGGTTTGGAAAAATGATCAAATTAAGAGAGTTGGGTTTAATCCCCTAGAACGAAGAATTAAGACCCTTGCTTAA
- a CDS encoding LOG family protein: MNKTQKGISTKINNSKNLNLIINSDTYKLAYEDIGLLNRNEMRGVRMLLEITKPDLILEENKILSTIIIFGGASIAEESKTKEKIDDIKKLIKKNPSSVLLKRNLNRLENLLSMSHYYQSAREFSKLASINNQSKSCNSHVIVTGGGPGIMEAANRGAFEANCKSIGLNISLPNEQIPNAFITPGLCFKFNYFALRKIHFVMRSIGAVFFPGGFGTLDELFELLTLRQTGMKNKIPIILFGREYWDKIINFEYLADLGLISDEHLNLFEYADTASEAWEIIKSSNISD, encoded by the coding sequence ATGAACAAAACACAAAAAGGTATTTCAACCAAAATTAATAATTCAAAAAATCTGAATTTAATTATTAATTCTGATACGTATAAATTGGCTTATGAAGATATTGGTTTGCTCAACAGAAACGAAATGCGCGGAGTCAGAATGCTGCTTGAAATTACTAAACCAGATTTAATCCTAGAAGAAAATAAAATTCTTTCAACCATAATAATTTTTGGAGGCGCAAGTATTGCAGAAGAATCAAAAACAAAAGAGAAAATTGACGATATAAAAAAGTTAATTAAAAAAAATCCTTCATCGGTTTTGCTTAAACGAAATTTAAATAGATTAGAAAATTTGCTATCAATGAGTCACTATTATCAATCCGCAAGGGAGTTTTCTAAACTTGCTTCAATAAATAATCAAAGTAAATCCTGTAATTCTCATGTGATTGTGACTGGTGGGGGTCCAGGGATTATGGAAGCTGCTAATAGAGGTGCGTTTGAAGCAAATTGTAAATCTATAGGGTTAAATATCAGTCTTCCCAATGAACAAATCCCCAATGCTTTTATAACTCCAGGACTATGCTTTAAATTTAATTATTTTGCATTAAGAAAGATCCATTTCGTCATGCGATCAATAGGAGCTGTATTTTTTCCTGGGGGTTTTGGAACATTAGATGAATTATTTGAACTATTAACACTTCGTCAAACAGGAATGAAAAACAAAATCCCAATAATACTTTTTGGAAGAGAATATTGGGATAAGATAATTAACTTCGAATATCTAGCTGATCTTGGATTAATTTCAGATGAGCACTTAAATCTTTTTGAATATGCAGACACCGCATCCGAAGCATGGGAAATTATCAAATCATCAAATATCTCAGATTAG